The sequence CCGGCGTAGAAGCCGAGGGCGGCGGAGCGCTTGCGGACGTAGGCCCGCAGGTCGGCCGGCGGCTGTTCGGCGGACTCCGCCAACTCGGCGGCGAGCGGCTCGAGTTCGCGGCGCACGAAGCTCTCGAAGGCGGCCACGAGTTCGCGGTGCTCGCCCTCCAGCACGGCGGAGGGCGCGGACAGGCCGGTGCTGTTGGCCGGTCGTGCAGCGGGGCGGGCGGCGGCGGGCCCGGGGGCGGTGAGGGTCACTGCTGGGCTCCGGTGAGGGCGCGGGCCTGGTCGGCCAGGACGGGGTGCTGGAAGAGGGTGCGCAGCGGGGGCCGGTTGCCGAGGTGCGGCTCCAGCCAGGCGGCGAGCCGGGCGGCGAGCAGCGAGTGGCCGCCGACCTCGAAGAAGTGCGAGTCCGGGGCGAACCGGTCGTGGCCGAGCACCTCCCGCCAGGCCTCGGCGATCAGCAGCTGGGCGGGGTCGGTGAAGGCCGACGGGGCGGTCTCCGGCGGGGCGGCGGCGGGTGCCTCGGCGGCCAGGCGGGCGAGGGCCGCCCGGTCGGGCTTGCCACCGGGCAGCAGCGGCATGGCGTCCAGCGCGGTCCAGCTCGCCGGGACGAGACCGGCGGGCAGCCGGCGGGCCAGGGCCGCGTGCAGGGCGGCCTGGTCGGGCTGCGGGCCGCCGTCGAGGAAGCCGAGCAGGCGCGGTCCGGCGCTGTCGCCCCGGTGCAGCAGGACGGCGCAGGAGCGGCCGCCGAGTTCGGCGGAGGCGGCGGCCTCGATCTCCTCCAGCTCGATCCGGAAGCCGCGCAGCTTGACCTGGTTGTCCTGGCGGCCGAGGAAGCGCAGCCGTCCGTCGAGGTCGCGGTAGCCGCGGTCACCGGTGCGGTAGACGCGCTCGCCGCCGAGGGCCGGGACGACCGGGAAGCGGGCCCCGGTCACCTCCGGCAGGCCGAGGTAGCCGTCGGCCAGGGCCGCTCCCCCGACGGCGAGTTCGCCGACCGCTCCGGGCGGCAGCGGCTGGCCGCCGGTGTCCAGGACGTGCATCCGGACGCCGGGGAGTTCGGTGCCGAGCGGGATCTCGGCGGTGTCGTCGACGCCCTCGGCGGCGGTACCGTCGGCGGACGCGCCGTCGGCATCGGTACGGTCGGCGACGGCAGCCGGGGCCAGGTCGGCCGCGGTCAGCTCGTGCACGGTGGAGGTGACGGTGGCCTCGGTGACGCCGTAGGCGTTGAGGACGGTGACGGCGGTGCCGTCGGTCAGCCCGCGCAGCGCCCGGGCCGGCAGCCGCTCGCCGCCGAGGACGAGCAGGCGCGGCGCCCAGCGGCCGTCCGCCAGCGCGTCGCGCAGGTCCTCGCGGACGGCGAGCGCGTAGCTGGTCGGCAGGTTGGCGACGGTGACGCCGCGGGCGGCCAGCACGGCGACCAGTTCGGGCCCGGTCGGGACCTCGCGCTGCGGCAGCACCAGGGCGGCGCCGGCCACCAGCGAGGGCAGCACCTCCTCGAGCGCCACGTCGAAGGACGGCCGGGCGAACAGCAGCACCCGGTCGGCCGGGCCCAGGCCGTAACGGGCGGTCACCGCGGTCAGGTACCGGGCCAGCGCGGTGCGGCCGACCAGGACCGGCTTGGGCACACCGGTCGAGCCGGAGGTGTGGATCACGTAGGCGGCGCCGTCGAGCACGGCGGCCGGGCGGGCCGCGGGGAAGGCCGGGCCGTCCAGCAGGGCCGGGACGGTGTCGGCGGGCAGCGCGAGGGCGCTCTGCCGGGTGGCCAGCACCAGGGCCGGGGCGAGCCGCTCCAGCAGCAGGGCCAGCCTGGCCTGCGGGTCCTCGGCGGAGAGCGGGGCGTGCACCGCGCCGAGGCGCAGGCAGGCGAGCAGGGCGACGACGCTGTCGACGCCGCGCGGCAGCACGGTGGCGACCGGCTGCCCGGGGGTCACCCCCGCGGCGCGCAGGCGCTCGACCAGCTCGCCGACCCGGCGGTCGAGGTCGCCGTAGCTCAGCCGCTCGGAACCGGCGAGCAGGGCGAGCGCGCTCGGGTCGTGGACGGCGACCGGGTCGAGACCGGCCGGCTCGGGCAGCGCGGCGGGGGTGGTGTCCCCGTCCGTCGCGGTGCCGGTCGTGGCGGGCGCCACCGCGAGGTCGGCGAGCAGGGCGTCCGGGCCGTCGAGGTAGCCGCGCAGCAGGTCGAGCAGCCGCTCGGAGAGCAGGGTGGCGATCCTCTCGCCGAACAGGTCGGCGTCGTAGTCCCAGACCAGGGTCATCCCGGCCGCGCCGTGCTTCTCGCCGACCACCCGGCGGTCGTCGGGCAGCAGGACGAGGTCGAGGTCGAAGCGGGTGGTGCCGGTGTTGAAGCCCTCGTAGAGCGAGACCTCCAGGCCGGGCGCCTGCACATCGGGCAGCGGCGCGTCGTGCGCGCTGAACATCACGCTGAACAGCGGGTTGTCCGCACCGGTGGTGTGCCGG comes from Streptomyces sp. TLI_053 and encodes:
- a CDS encoding condensation domain-containing protein produces the protein MFVLSSSQEIVWLHEQMQPGSRAYNFTAALDLWGPLDTDALRAGLTAVLAHHPGLRLELVPRAEGLPLQRVGARTEPRLRTSDLSAEADPEAVFRTLLAAEAEEPLDTTDAPLLRWHLVRIGDDHHRLIHVEHHLVHDGHSFAILLRDLFTVYRAHVLGEADTVTLPAAPSYEEHVHAAEAVREAGRERGLAFWKQELADAPLDLALPGLARPGARRRHRGGQLRQSIGADLAERLRERAKADGHTPFSTLLTLFAELLRRHSGHRELMVGTAVGNRPPGFEGTVGMFVNTVPLRLRLDPAAPGTDAVDEVTDVLFRALPHQDVPVQELTRALGRHTTGADNPLFSVMFSAHDAPLPDVQAPGLEVSLYEGFNTGTTRFDLDLVLLPDDRRVVGEKHGAAGMTLVWDYDADLFGERIATLLSERLLDLLRGYLDGPDALLADLAVAPATTGTATDGDTTPAALPEPAGLDPVAVHDPSALALLAGSERLSYGDLDRRVGELVERLRAAGVTPGQPVATVLPRGVDSVVALLACLRLGAVHAPLSAEDPQARLALLLERLAPALVLATRQSALALPADTVPALLDGPAFPAARPAAVLDGAAYVIHTSGSTGVPKPVLVGRTALARYLTAVTARYGLGPADRVLLFARPSFDVALEEVLPSLVAGAALVLPQREVPTGPELVAVLAARGVTVANLPTSYALAVREDLRDALADGRWAPRLLVLGGERLPARALRGLTDGTAVTVLNAYGVTEATVTSTVHELTAADLAPAAVADRTDADGASADGTAAEGVDDTAEIPLGTELPGVRMHVLDTGGQPLPPGAVGELAVGGAALADGYLGLPEVTGARFPVVPALGGERVYRTGDRGYRDLDGRLRFLGRQDNQVKLRGFRIELEEIEAAASAELGGRSCAVLLHRGDSAGPRLLGFLDGGPQPDQAALHAALARRLPAGLVPASWTALDAMPLLPGGKPDRAALARLAAEAPAAAPPETAPSAFTDPAQLLIAEAWREVLGHDRFAPDSHFFEVGGHSLLAARLAAWLEPHLGNRPPLRTLFQHPVLADQARALTGAQQ